From a region of the Candidatus Pantoea bituminis genome:
- a CDS encoding AI-2E family transporter, protein MRFKGLNIGFFLLILAIVTVAFFDVLSPYFSPILWAAVLAVIFHPLKSLLRNKLGDRNGLASLLTLLCICLIVFTPLMIIASSLAVEINTVYTKLQGNSTQFPTVFAELMQHLPQWAKHYLTEHNLDNAAQIQQKLSEFALKGGQYAAGSVFIIGKGTFSFTVGFGVMLYLLFFLLKDGSYLVHLILEALPLSTYVKHHLLGKFAAVSRATVKGTVVVGIVQGILGGLAFWFIDIDGSLLWGALMAFLSLIPAVGSAIIWAPAAIFFFATGALWKGLFLVGFFVIVVGLVDNILRPLLVGKDTKMPDYMILIATLGGMEIYGINGFVIGPVIAALFIACWNLLSGRDNRQNIEELDEEVIEEGKKQSDTAVEESKKQLETPAKE, encoded by the coding sequence ATGCGCTTTAAAGGATTGAATATTGGGTTTTTCCTGCTGATTTTGGCGATCGTAACAGTCGCCTTCTTCGATGTGTTATCCCCTTACTTTTCTCCCATTTTGTGGGCTGCGGTATTAGCGGTAATCTTTCATCCGCTTAAATCACTGCTGCGCAACAAACTGGGCGACCGCAACGGGCTGGCTTCGCTGCTGACCTTGCTGTGTATCTGTTTGATCGTGTTCACGCCGTTGATGATTATTGCCTCTTCGTTAGCGGTAGAAATCAACACGGTGTATACCAAATTGCAGGGTAATTCGACCCAGTTTCCAACGGTTTTTGCTGAGTTAATGCAGCATTTACCGCAGTGGGCGAAGCATTATCTAACGGAGCATAATCTGGATAATGCAGCGCAAATTCAGCAAAAACTCTCTGAGTTTGCCCTGAAAGGCGGCCAGTATGCGGCGGGCAGCGTATTTATCATCGGTAAAGGCACGTTTAGTTTTACCGTGGGCTTTGGCGTGATGCTTTACCTGCTGTTCTTCCTACTGAAAGATGGCTCTTATCTGGTGCATCTGATTTTAGAAGCGCTGCCGCTTTCGACCTACGTTAAACACCATTTGTTAGGAAAATTTGCCGCTGTCTCGCGTGCAACCGTCAAAGGCACGGTAGTCGTAGGCATTGTGCAGGGTATTTTGGGTGGACTGGCCTTCTGGTTCATCGACATTGATGGCAGCCTGTTATGGGGCGCGTTGATGGCCTTTTTATCCCTGATCCCCGCCGTGGGTTCTGCGATTATTTGGGCACCTGCCGCCATCTTCTTCTTTGCCACAGGTGCATTGTGGAAAGGTCTGTTCCTGGTGGGCTTCTTCGTGATTGTGGTTGGCCTGGTGGATAACATTCTGCGCCCACTGCTGGTGGGCAAAGACACCAAAATGCCAGACTATATGATTCTGATCGCCACGTTAGGCGGAATGGAAATTTACGGCATCAACGGCTTCGTTATTGGTCCGGTGATTGCTGCGCTGTTTATCGCCTGCTGGAATTTACTCTCTGGGCGCGATAACCGCCAGAACATTGAAGAGCTTGATGAAGAGGTTATCGAGGAAGGCAAAAAGCAGTCGGACACCGCAGTTGAAGAAAGCAAAAAGCAGCTGGAGACCCCCGCTAAAGAGTAA
- a CDS encoding DUF4186 domain-containing protein: protein MTPLDDLFQRLSRSPFRQRFALGKIEYDYCLNKGEVQVREHAADFIKQRLAAAEPTNDGKQTPMRGHPVFIAQHATGTCCRGCLRKWHAIPQHQALTTEQQAYAVEVILHWIHQQMQKPAPVAKTRKVKKQDTNPQLDLL, encoded by the coding sequence ATGACGCCACTCGACGATCTTTTTCAGCGTCTGTCGCGCTCTCCATTCAGGCAGCGCTTTGCATTGGGTAAAATTGAATATGATTATTGCCTAAATAAAGGCGAAGTTCAGGTACGCGAACATGCGGCTGACTTCATCAAACAAAGGTTGGCAGCAGCCGAACCAACTAATGACGGCAAGCAAACGCCGATGCGCGGTCATCCGGTATTTATTGCTCAACATGCTACCGGCACCTGCTGTCGCGGCTGTTTGCGCAAGTGGCACGCGATTCCTCAGCATCAGGCATTGACGACTGAGCAACAGGCGTATGCCGTTGAAGTCATCCTGCACTGGATTCATCAGCAAATGCAGAAGCCTGCGCCTGTAGCAAAAACACGCAAAGTGAAAAAACAGGACACCAACCCACAGCTCGATCTGCTTTAA
- a CDS encoding cupin domain-containing protein, whose protein sequence is MTEQEFRKLLADKGFDEPVWVERAPETQLDNHVHSFEAMALITHGDITIFTEHSEKTYHAGEIFHLQPNVPHREEFGEQGVRYLSGRKESD, encoded by the coding sequence ATGACCGAGCAAGAATTCCGAAAATTATTAGCGGATAAAGGGTTTGATGAACCGGTTTGGGTTGAGCGAGCTCCCGAAACACAACTCGATAACCATGTGCATTCTTTTGAGGCGATGGCGCTGATTACTCATGGCGACATCACCATTTTTACGGAACACAGCGAAAAGACTTATCACGCAGGAGAGATTTTTCATCTGCAACCCAACGTGCCGCATCGCGAGGAATTTGGCGAGCAGGGCGTACGTTATCTGTCGGGAAGGAAAGAGAGTGATTAA
- a CDS encoding amidase family protein, which translates to MRLVPPSDCREEIARRLEIVEQNLHLNAILGVNPEAISQAEKCQQLRREKKSLGPLHGIPLIVKDNIACASLPLTLGCKALESVIAAKDALVIQRLRKAGAIILARANMSEFAFDVRSRSSLGAMSVTHCARR; encoded by the coding sequence ATGCGTCTTGTACCACCGTCTGACTGCCGGGAAGAGATCGCCCGACGACTGGAGATAGTCGAGCAGAACCTGCACCTTAACGCGATTCTCGGGGTAAACCCGGAGGCCATTTCTCAAGCAGAAAAGTGTCAGCAATTACGCCGCGAAAAGAAAAGCTTGGGGCCCCTGCATGGCATCCCCCTCATTGTAAAAGATAATATTGCCTGTGCATCTTTGCCGCTAACGCTGGGGTGTAAGGCGCTGGAATCGGTCATCGCGGCTAAGGATGCGTTAGTGATCCAGCGTCTGCGTAAAGCAGGGGCGATTATTCTGGCAAGGGCGAATATGTCAGAGTTTGCTTTTGATGTTCGCTCCCGGAGTTCTCTGGGGGCGATGTCCGTAACCCACTGTGCCCGGCGTTAA
- a CDS encoding amidase family protein, with amino-acid sequence MCPALTAGGSSGGSAASVIAGMADGALGTDTGGSIRIPCSYTGLVGLRPAFRRQQLAGVAPLSVSKDTVGPMVHSVRDAALLHGILHGEEVAELSPTSLKGVRLGVIRALESENSDERTVWNKALERLRQAGAVIVEIALPILAEVESQSCLSMYEFPVAINSWLAAQTAVPTTLREIVDSGECLAEFIPLLEKMLECQSLKNPLWLSGRRFQRRLTHALGLAVEQNRIEGFLYPTVRRLPESLNKMPPGCAPELAAISGLPAITMPCGRTQKGLPVGMEILGKESDEFSLLSLALGCECVLLSNEI; translated from the coding sequence CTGTGCCCGGCGTTAACCGCAGGCGGATCCAGCGGAGGCAGTGCTGCTTCTGTGATTGCCGGAATGGCAGATGGTGCGCTGGGAACTGATACCGGTGGTTCGATTCGCATTCCATGCAGCTACACCGGGTTGGTCGGACTGCGTCCCGCTTTCCGGAGACAGCAGCTCGCGGGCGTTGCGCCGCTGTCCGTGAGCAAGGATACCGTTGGCCCCATGGTCCACAGTGTCCGGGATGCAGCGCTGTTACATGGCATTCTGCACGGTGAAGAGGTTGCTGAATTATCGCCAACATCGCTGAAAGGCGTGCGATTAGGCGTGATTCGCGCGCTGGAGTCAGAAAATAGCGATGAGCGAACAGTCTGGAACAAGGCGCTGGAGAGATTACGCCAGGCAGGCGCAGTCATCGTAGAGATCGCTCTGCCCATTCTGGCGGAGGTTGAATCACAGTCTTGCCTGAGCATGTATGAATTCCCGGTCGCCATAAACAGCTGGCTGGCGGCACAAACAGCCGTGCCGACAACGCTGCGGGAAATTGTGGATTCCGGTGAGTGTCTGGCTGAGTTTATCCCGCTGCTTGAAAAAATGCTGGAATGTCAAAGCCTGAAAAACCCGTTGTGGTTGAGTGGACGCCGCTTTCAGCGACGATTAACCCATGCACTCGGGCTGGCTGTAGAACAGAATCGTATCGAGGGTTTTCTTTATCCCACGGTTCGCCGACTGCCAGAAAGCCTCAATAAAATGCCCCCTGGCTGTGCGCCTGAACTGGCCGCCATCAGCGGTTTGCCCGCCATAACAATGCCGTGTGGCAGAACGCAAAAGGGGCTGCCGGTAGGAATGGAAATTCTGGGGAAGGAGTCGGATGAATTTTCTTTGCTCTCTCTGGCGTTGGGGTGTGAATGCGTCCTCCTGAGCAATGAAATATAG
- the folD gene encoding bifunctional methylenetetrahydrofolate dehydrogenase/methenyltetrahydrofolate cyclohydrolase FolD yields MAAKIIDGKTIAQQVRLEVAEKVKQRLAAGKRAPGLAVVLVGENPASQIYVGSKRRACEEVGFISRSYDLPATTSEARLLQLIDDLNNDPEIDGILVQLPLPAGIDNVKVLESITPDKDVDGFHPYNVGRLCQRSPKLRPCTPRGIVTLLERYNIDTYGLNAVVVGASNIVGRPMSMELLLAGCTTTVTHRFTKDLRHHVEHADLLVVAVGKPGFIPGDWIKPGAIVIDVGINRLESGKVVGDVDFEAASERAAYITPVPGGVGPMTVATLIQNTLQACEEFHDNEVK; encoded by the coding sequence ATGGCAGCAAAAATTATTGACGGTAAAACGATTGCGCAGCAGGTGCGTCTTGAGGTTGCGGAAAAAGTGAAGCAACGTCTGGCAGCCGGAAAACGTGCACCGGGTTTGGCAGTCGTTCTGGTAGGTGAAAATCCTGCATCGCAGATTTATGTCGGCAGCAAACGCCGCGCCTGCGAGGAAGTGGGATTCATCTCCCGCTCTTACGATTTGCCCGCTACCACCAGCGAAGCCAGGTTGCTGCAGCTGATTGACGATCTCAACAATGACCCAGAAATCGATGGCATTTTGGTACAGCTGCCGCTGCCAGCGGGCATTGATAACGTCAAGGTGCTGGAAAGTATCACACCGGACAAAGACGTTGATGGTTTCCATCCTTACAACGTCGGTCGTCTGTGCCAGCGTTCGCCAAAACTGCGCCCTTGTACGCCGCGCGGCATCGTCACGTTGCTTGAGCGTTATAACATTGACACTTACGGCCTCAATGCCGTGGTCGTTGGCGCATCAAATATTGTTGGTCGCCCGATGAGCATGGAACTGCTGCTGGCGGGATGTACCACCACCGTTACCCATCGTTTTACCAAAGATTTGCGTCATCACGTTGAGCACGCCGATCTGCTGGTGGTGGCGGTCGGAAAACCGGGCTTCATTCCAGGCGACTGGATCAAGCCGGGCGCGATTGTTATTGATGTCGGCATTAACCGTTTAGAAAGCGGGAAAGTAGTAGGCGATGTTGATTTTGAAGCGGCTTCTGAGCGCGCAGCGTATATCACGCCAGTACCGGGCGGCGTAGGCCCGATGACAGTAGCAACGTTGATTCAGAATACGCTGCAGGCGTGTGAAGAATTTCACGACAATGAGGTGAAATAA
- the ybcJ gene encoding ribosome-associated protein YbcJ → MANFSLGKFPHVDLCDLLKLEGWVESGAKAKVVIADGEVRVDGAIETRKRCKIVSGQTVEYAGQRITVTA, encoded by the coding sequence ATGGCGAACTTTTCTCTGGGAAAATTCCCGCACGTTGATCTTTGTGATTTGCTCAAGCTGGAAGGCTGGGTTGAAAGTGGCGCAAAGGCCAAGGTCGTGATTGCTGATGGTGAAGTGCGGGTCGACGGCGCGATTGAAACCCGTAAGCGTTGTAAAATCGTTTCTGGTCAAACGGTTGAATATGCAGGTCAACGTATCACCGTGACCGCATGA
- a CDS encoding AAA family ATPase yields MSIEQLQIRGFRSVRDLTLPLQQLNVVSGPNGCGKSNLYKAVRLLHEAACGQLALALAEEGGIQKAMWAGGLRQGDRRHDAKRLSLAVQMDDMDYQLEVGFPEPLATSLFNLDPLVKEEHLWMSGHQRRPSACLMQRKNQTAFLHNIDGERIAYPAVLHPEESLFGQLGEPHRYPELSQLRERLRQWRFYHEFAVWPGSPIRAPQIGVRAPVLAHDGSNLAAAWATIVERGHHELLFEVVGEAFPDSEFHVDVQNGRFQMLMSRKGILRPLESAEFSDGTLRFLCLVVALLSPRPPQFMALNEPENSLHEDLLPALARLIAEASQFSQLWITSHSPKLATLIRQHTALNHIELEQIEGETRVVGEAWI; encoded by the coding sequence ATGTCGATTGAGCAGCTTCAGATTCGCGGCTTCCGTTCGGTAAGGGATTTGACCCTGCCATTACAGCAGTTAAACGTGGTGAGCGGCCCAAACGGGTGCGGCAAATCCAACCTCTATAAAGCGGTACGCCTGCTGCATGAAGCTGCCTGCGGGCAACTGGCCTTGGCATTAGCGGAAGAGGGTGGCATCCAAAAAGCGATGTGGGCCGGAGGTTTGCGGCAAGGCGATCGCCGGCACGATGCCAAACGGCTTTCTCTCGCGGTGCAAATGGATGATATGGATTATCAGCTGGAGGTTGGCTTTCCTGAGCCGCTTGCAACGAGCTTGTTTAACCTTGATCCACTGGTGAAGGAAGAACATCTGTGGATGAGTGGTCATCAACGGCGTCCTTCAGCCTGCCTTATGCAGCGTAAAAATCAGACTGCTTTTTTGCATAATATTGACGGTGAGCGCATCGCTTATCCGGCGGTGTTGCACCCGGAAGAGTCGCTGTTCGGGCAGCTAGGTGAACCGCATCGCTATCCTGAACTGTCACAACTGCGTGAGCGACTGCGCCAATGGCGTTTCTATCACGAGTTTGCTGTCTGGCCCGGTTCGCCTATTCGCGCACCACAAATTGGCGTGCGTGCGCCGGTGCTGGCGCATGATGGCAGCAATCTTGCAGCGGCATGGGCCACTATTGTTGAGCGTGGTCATCACGAATTGTTGTTTGAGGTGGTGGGTGAAGCGTTTCCCGACAGCGAGTTCCACGTCGATGTGCAGAATGGTCGGTTTCAAATGCTGATGTCGCGCAAAGGTATTTTGCGGCCGTTGGAGAGCGCTGAGTTTTCAGATGGCACACTGCGTTTTCTCTGTTTAGTCGTGGCGCTGCTGAGTCCGCGACCCCCTCAATTTATGGCGCTGAATGAGCCTGAAAACAGTTTGCATGAAGATTTATTACCCGCTCTGGCGCGGTTAATTGCTGAGGCCAGCCAGTTCAGTCAATTGTGGATTACCAGCCACTCGCCCAAACTGGCCACATTGATTCGTCAGCATACGGCGTTGAATCATATTGAGCTGGAGCAAATAGAGGGCGAGACGCGCGTGGTGGGAGAAGCGTGGATTTAA
- the cysS gene encoding cysteine--tRNA ligase, translating into MLKIYNTLSRQKEEFKPIHAGKIGMYVCGITVYDLCHIGHGRTFVAFDVVARYLRYTGYDLNYVRNITDIDDKIIKRANENGESIETLTNRMIAEMHKDFAALGILPPDQEPRATRHIAEIIELVEKLIARDHAYVADNGDVMFDVMSDTDYGALSRQDLDQLQAGARVEVAEVKRNPMDFVLWKMSKADEPAWSSPWGNGRPGWHIECSAMNCKQLGEHFDIHGGGSDLMFPHHENEIAQSTCAHDGPYVNYWMHSGMVMVDREKMSKSLGNFFTVRDVLQHYDAETVRYFLMSGHYRSQLNYGEDNLNQARAALERLYTALRHTDNSVAASGGNDFEARFRAAMDDDFNTPEAYSVLFDMAREVNRLKGEDAASANGLAAKLREIANVLGILQQDPEQFLQSGAQVNDEEVAEIEHWVKTRAEARAAKDWAQADVARDKLIELGVIVEDGPQGSTWRRK; encoded by the coding sequence ATGCTTAAGATCTATAACACCCTGAGTCGACAGAAAGAGGAATTCAAACCCATCCATGCCGGTAAGATCGGTATGTATGTATGCGGCATCACGGTGTACGACCTCTGTCACATTGGTCATGGTCGGACGTTTGTGGCATTTGACGTGGTAGCGCGCTATTTACGTTATACCGGTTATGATCTGAACTATGTGCGCAACATCACCGATATTGATGACAAGATCATCAAACGTGCTAACGAAAACGGTGAGAGTATTGAAACCCTGACCAACCGCATGATTGCAGAGATGCATAAGGATTTTGCGGCGTTGGGTATTCTTCCGCCCGATCAAGAACCACGCGCCACGCGTCATATTGCGGAAATTATTGAGCTGGTTGAGAAGCTGATTGCACGCGATCATGCCTACGTCGCGGACAACGGCGACGTGATGTTTGATGTCATGAGCGACACCGATTACGGCGCGCTTTCGCGACAGGATCTGGATCAACTGCAAGCCGGTGCGCGTGTTGAAGTGGCAGAAGTGAAACGTAATCCCATGGATTTCGTGTTGTGGAAAATGTCGAAAGCGGACGAACCGGCGTGGTCCTCGCCGTGGGGAAATGGTCGTCCGGGCTGGCACATTGAGTGTTCGGCCATGAACTGCAAGCAACTGGGCGAGCATTTTGATATCCACGGCGGCGGTTCTGATTTGATGTTCCCGCACCATGAAAATGAAATTGCTCAGTCAACCTGCGCGCATGACGGGCCTTACGTCAATTACTGGATGCATTCCGGTATGGTGATGGTAGACCGCGAAAAGATGTCCAAATCGCTGGGTAATTTCTTCACCGTGCGGGACGTGTTGCAGCATTACGATGCAGAAACGGTGCGTTACTTCCTGATGTCTGGCCACTACCGTAGTCAGCTTAATTACGGTGAAGATAACTTGAATCAGGCGCGTGCCGCCTTAGAGCGTCTTTATACTGCGCTGCGCCACACGGATAACAGCGTGGCGGCGAGCGGTGGCAATGATTTCGAGGCCCGTTTCCGTGCCGCGATGGATGATGATTTTAATACCCCTGAAGCTTATTCAGTGCTGTTCGACATGGCGCGTGAAGTGAATCGCCTGAAAGGTGAAGATGCAGCATCGGCGAATGGATTGGCGGCAAAACTGCGTGAAATTGCCAACGTTCTTGGCATTCTGCAGCAGGATCCTGAGCAATTCCTGCAAAGTGGCGCGCAGGTGAACGATGAAGAAGTGGCGGAAATTGAGCATTGGGTGAAAACCCGCGCCGAAGCCCGAGCGGCTAAAGATTGGGCGCAAGCCGATGTGGCGCGCGACAAGCTGATCGAACTCGGCGTAATAGTTGAAGACGGCCCGCAGGGATCAACCTGGCGACGCAAGTAA
- the ppiB gene encoding peptidylprolyl isomerase B, translating into MVTFQTNHGDIVIKTFDDKAPATVQNFLDYCREGFYDNTIFHRVINGFMVQGGGFEPGMKQKATKEEIRNEANNGLKNTRGTLAMARTSAPHSATAQFFINVADNDFLNFRDESLQGWGYCVFAEVVEGMDVVEKIKAVATGRSGMHQDVPKDDVVIQKVTVSE; encoded by the coding sequence ATGGTAACTTTCCAGACGAACCATGGCGATATCGTGATCAAAACCTTCGATGACAAAGCGCCGGCAACCGTACAGAACTTTCTGGATTATTGCCGTGAAGGTTTCTACGACAACACCATTTTCCATCGCGTAATTAACGGTTTCATGGTTCAGGGCGGCGGTTTTGAGCCGGGCATGAAGCAGAAAGCGACGAAAGAAGAGATTCGTAACGAAGCCAACAACGGCCTGAAGAACACCCGCGGTACTCTGGCGATGGCGCGTACTTCTGCTCCACACTCCGCGACTGCCCAGTTCTTCATTAACGTCGCTGATAACGACTTCCTGAACTTCCGTGACGAAAGCCTGCAAGGCTGGGGTTACTGCGTGTTCGCTGAAGTGGTTGAAGGCATGGACGTGGTTGAGAAAATCAAAGCGGTAGCAACGGGCCGCAGCGGCATGCACCAGGATGTACCAAAAGATGACGTTGTCATCCAGAAAGTGACCGTTAGCGAGTAA
- the purE gene encoding 5-(carboxyamino)imidazole ribonucleotide mutase, translating to MSSNAAPARIAIVMGSKSDWATMQFAEEILTSLDVPFHVEVVSAHRTPDKLFTFAETAAENGYQVIIAGAGGAAHLPGMLAAKTLLPVLGVPVQSAALSGVDSLYSIVQMPRGIPVGTLAIGKAGAANAALLAAQILAIHDAALASRLAIWRQTQTDDVLNNPDPRVEA from the coding sequence ATGTCATCCAACGCCGCCCCGGCTCGCATTGCTATTGTTATGGGTTCCAAAAGTGACTGGGCCACCATGCAGTTCGCTGAGGAAATTCTGACCAGCCTGGACGTGCCCTTCCATGTTGAAGTGGTTTCAGCGCACCGCACGCCGGATAAATTGTTTACCTTTGCCGAAACGGCTGCTGAAAATGGCTATCAGGTGATTATCGCGGGCGCAGGTGGCGCGGCACATCTGCCTGGCATGCTGGCGGCTAAAACCTTGCTGCCCGTGTTGGGTGTTCCAGTGCAGAGTGCAGCACTCAGCGGTGTCGACAGCCTCTACTCCATTGTGCAGATGCCACGCGGTATTCCCGTTGGCACCTTAGCCATCGGCAAAGCGGGTGCTGCCAATGCGGCGCTGCTGGCGGCACAGATTCTGGCGATTCATGACGCGGCGCTGGCTTCCCGCCTCGCCATCTGGCGTCAAACGCAAACTGACGACGTGCTGAATAACCCGGACCCGCGGGTGGAAGCATGA
- the purK gene encoding 5-(carboxyamino)imidazole ribonucleotide synthase — MKPVCVLGNGQLGRMLRQAGEPLGIAVYPVGLDADPDALPIAESVITAEIERWPETALTRELASHPAFVNRDIFPRLADRLTQKQLLDQLNLATAPWQLLANKQEWPAVFTALGELAIVKRRTGGYDGRGQWRLRANETDSLPDECYGECIVEQGINFLGEVSLVGARGQDGNTVFYPLTHNLHQDGILRTSVAFPQADSAQQQQAEAMLSAIMHELNYVGVMAMECFVTPAGLLINELAPRVHNSGHWTQNGASISQFELHLRAILGLALPKPVVIAPSVMVNLIGTAVNLNWLQQPLVHLHWYDKEVRAGRKVGHLNLTDNDQARLKASLNALVSQLPEEYMSGIAWAVAKL; from the coding sequence ATGAAGCCGGTTTGTGTTTTAGGAAATGGTCAACTGGGCCGTATGCTGCGCCAGGCGGGTGAACCGCTGGGCATTGCCGTTTATCCTGTGGGTTTGGATGCTGATCCCGATGCGCTGCCGATTGCTGAAAGCGTGATTACCGCCGAGATTGAACGCTGGCCTGAAACGGCATTGACGCGCGAACTGGCGAGTCATCCGGCTTTCGTGAACCGCGATATCTTTCCTCGCCTGGCCGATCGCCTTACGCAGAAGCAGCTGCTTGACCAGCTCAATCTTGCTACCGCACCCTGGCAGTTGCTGGCCAATAAACAAGAATGGCCAGCGGTGTTTACAGCATTGGGTGAACTGGCCATCGTGAAGCGCCGCACGGGCGGTTACGATGGCCGTGGTCAATGGCGTTTGCGCGCCAATGAAACGGACTCGTTGCCAGACGAATGCTACGGCGAATGTATTGTTGAGCAAGGCATCAACTTTTTAGGTGAGGTGTCACTGGTCGGCGCACGCGGTCAGGATGGCAACACTGTATTCTATCCGCTGACTCATAATCTCCATCAGGATGGCATTCTCCGCACCAGCGTGGCTTTTCCGCAGGCAGACAGCGCTCAGCAGCAGCAGGCTGAAGCGATGCTCAGCGCCATCATGCATGAACTGAACTATGTTGGCGTGATGGCGATGGAGTGTTTTGTCACACCAGCAGGTTTACTGATCAACGAACTGGCTCCACGCGTGCACAACAGTGGTCACTGGACGCAAAATGGCGCTTCAATCAGCCAGTTCGAACTGCATCTGCGGGCGATATTGGGTCTGGCGCTGCCAAAACCGGTGGTGATTGCCCCGTCGGTGATGGTGAACTTGATTGGTACCGCCGTGAATCTCAACTGGCTGCAGCAGCCGCTGGTACACCTGCATTGGTACGACAAAGAAGTGCGTGCGGGTCGTAAAGTTGGCCATCTGAATTTGACCGACAACGATCAGGCACGTTTGAAAGCGTCACTGAATGCGTTGGTGTCGCAGCTTCCAGAAGAGTATATGAGCGGTATTGCCTGGGCAGTGGCTAAATTATAA